A genome region from candidate division KSB1 bacterium includes the following:
- a CDS encoding protein kinase: MINQIVARYRILKKLGQGGMGEVYLAEDKELGRKAALKFLPPQYSSDPELNARFKREARAAAALNHPNIITIYDVGEYQNRAWIAMEFVDGESLRDLIARQELAISEVIDIAIQICEGLGEAHRAGIIHRDLKPANILLNKKGRVKIADFGLARRDDATSLSMEGVVMGTPAYMSPEQFQVQGKKLDQRSDIFSLGVVIYEMITRRLPFAGENPNAIFYAIMNEAPEPLARYKARVPEGLQRLVDKALEKDRQTRYRNVEDLLVDLQREKRNLLKPAQPTATMPAPPKQHEAPKPPPATPKPRRWLPKFALAGVGVILLALLVKSLLPPAEENGAKSPAAELATVSIATTPEAAAVFMNGSPIGNTPITGYRANAGRVALRIQKPPNYFTLDTTVVLVKGSEAKFDFKLKPVLAAVTIQVSPGDAEVILDGERLAPSRLTNRPLALGAHSLNISRQGYKTVQTQFRLSPGDTTLRYTLAPEVVAEYGTIRVLALLDGRVYIDGNSMGSIASGEAREYEQPVGRHKVDVRSAGETVTQNVTVTKGKTVAVTLRPKPTAPPVETKPAPKYVLRQVARDNLSGEEVKVMVQKYDFYCAAYDWTKEWSNPRGQGIPNDFVLQQDGKIVVDRATGLMWQQSGSEEYMIYEKAKPYISQLNRKNFGGYSDWRLPTLEEAMSLMEQSELNGDLHIDPKFDPKQRWIWTADKKSAGVAWVAFFNVGKCGYYNVASFNYVRAVRGSVGQ, translated from the coding sequence ATGATCAACCAAATCGTTGCGCGTTATCGCATTCTCAAAAAGCTCGGCCAGGGCGGCATGGGCGAGGTTTACCTCGCCGAGGACAAGGAGCTGGGCCGCAAAGCCGCGCTCAAATTTTTGCCACCGCAGTACAGCTCCGACCCCGAGCTGAACGCCCGCTTCAAACGCGAAGCCCGGGCTGCGGCAGCGCTGAATCACCCCAACATCATCACGATTTATGACGTCGGCGAATATCAGAACCGCGCCTGGATCGCGATGGAATTTGTCGACGGCGAGTCGCTCAGGGATTTGATCGCCCGGCAGGAATTGGCCATCAGCGAAGTGATCGACATCGCCATTCAAATTTGCGAAGGCCTCGGCGAAGCGCATCGCGCCGGCATCATTCATCGCGATCTCAAACCCGCAAATATTTTGTTGAATAAAAAAGGGCGCGTCAAAATTGCCGATTTTGGCCTGGCGCGGCGGGACGATGCGACGTCCTTGAGCATGGAAGGCGTCGTCATGGGCACCCCGGCGTACATGTCGCCGGAGCAATTTCAGGTTCAGGGCAAGAAGCTCGATCAACGCTCGGATATTTTTTCGCTCGGCGTCGTCATTTACGAGATGATCACCCGGCGGCTGCCGTTTGCGGGCGAAAACCCGAACGCGATTTTTTACGCGATCATGAACGAAGCCCCGGAGCCGCTGGCGCGCTACAAAGCCCGCGTGCCCGAGGGCTTGCAGCGTCTGGTTGACAAGGCTCTGGAAAAAGACCGGCAAACGCGCTACCGCAACGTGGAGGACCTGCTCGTCGATTTGCAGCGTGAAAAAAGAAATTTGTTGAAGCCGGCGCAGCCAACTGCGACCATGCCGGCGCCGCCGAAACAACACGAAGCCCCGAAACCGCCGCCGGCAACGCCAAAGCCACGGCGGTGGCTGCCAAAATTCGCCCTGGCCGGCGTTGGTGTTATTCTGCTCGCGCTGCTCGTCAAGTCTCTCCTGCCGCCTGCTGAAGAAAATGGCGCGAAGTCCCCGGCCGCGGAATTGGCGACGGTGTCGATTGCCACCACGCCGGAAGCCGCCGCGGTTTTCATGAACGGCAGCCCCATCGGCAACACGCCGATCACCGGCTATCGCGCCAATGCCGGGCGCGTTGCGCTGCGAATACAGAAACCGCCGAATTATTTTACGCTGGACACCACCGTGGTGCTGGTGAAAGGCAGTGAGGCCAAATTCGACTTTAAATTAAAACCGGTGCTGGCCGCGGTGACGATTCAAGTCAGCCCCGGCGATGCCGAAGTGATTTTGGACGGCGAGCGCCTCGCACCGTCGCGTTTAACCAACCGGCCTTTGGCGCTTGGCGCGCACAGCCTCAATATTTCGCGCCAGGGTTACAAAACCGTGCAAACGCAATTTCGTCTTTCGCCGGGCGATACCACGTTGCGCTACACTCTCGCGCCCGAAGTCGTGGCCGAATACGGCACGATTCGCGTGCTGGCCTTGCTCGATGGCCGCGTTTATATCGACGGCAATTCGATGGGCAGCATTGCCAGCGGCGAGGCGCGCGAATATGAGCAGCCGGTCGGCAGGCATAAAGTCGACGTGCGCAGCGCCGGTGAAACCGTGACGCAGAACGTGACGGTCACGAAAGGCAAAACGGTTGCGGTGACACTTCGACCAAAGCCCACGGCGCCGCCGGTTGAGACCAAGCCAGCCCCCAAATATGTCTTGCGCCAAGTCGCACGTGACAATCTTTCTGGAGAAGAAGTAAAAGTCATGGTGCAGAAGTATGACTTTTACTGTGCGGCATATGATTGGACCAAGGAATGGAGTAACCCACGAGGCCAAGGCATACCCAACGATTTTGTGCTTCAGCAAGATGGCAAGATTGTCGTAGATCGTGCCACTGGTTTGATGTGGCAACAGTCGGGTTCGGAAGAATATATGATTTATGAGAAGGCCAAACCTTACATTAGTCAATTGAATCGCAAGAACTTTGGAGGATATAGCGATTGGCGCTTGCCAACATTGGAAGAAGCTATGTCACTTATGGAGCAGAGCGAGTTGAATGGCGATTTGCATATCGATCCCAAGTTTGATCCAAAGCAGCGTTGGATTTGGACGGCGGATAAAAAAAGCGCCGGCGTGGCGTGGGTGGCCTTCTTCAATGTTGGCAAATGCGGCTACTACAATGTTGCGAGCTTCAACTACGTGCGTGCCGTGCGCGGTTCCGTCGGACAATAG
- a CDS encoding PEGA domain-containing protein, with product MASFDRYAWHRWLARVATLFLAAGLGACTAGRLTTDRAYSELKPKEQLPEREQRQLPENLLITIENVADAGKSYSNYVVLYINGREVAPVEKLTNMTRKYTYPLRLQHGVYDVRAEYHAVGYWREQVFDIKPDEPVKILPGQRTVLTCRLEKDFKGRPVQKDVSFRLQYEALAEVEAAAPAAVQRLTRQPRLPAATPAPMPLIEELSSKPRTPPAIEQPEQLRRLPQPAPQPWPDGQTLTLQINTTPSGADVIVDDRFMGQSPLKVTVTADQNHVVQISRPGHHEVVKVIDAKELRGQSMLQLLVKLEAVAEKQ from the coding sequence ATGGCATCGTTTGATCGTTACGCCTGGCATCGTTGGCTTGCCCGAGTTGCAACGCTGTTTTTGGCCGCCGGATTGGGGGCTTGCACAGCCGGGAGGCTCACCACCGACCGCGCCTACAGCGAGCTGAAACCCAAAGAGCAATTGCCGGAGCGGGAGCAGCGGCAGCTTCCGGAAAATTTGTTGATCACAATCGAGAACGTTGCCGACGCCGGCAAAAGCTACAGCAATTACGTCGTGCTCTACATCAACGGCCGCGAGGTGGCGCCGGTTGAAAAGCTGACCAACATGACGCGAAAATACACCTACCCGTTGCGCTTGCAGCACGGCGTTTACGATGTGCGCGCCGAATATCACGCCGTCGGCTACTGGCGCGAGCAGGTGTTCGACATCAAGCCGGATGAGCCGGTTAAAATTCTGCCGGGACAGCGCACGGTGCTGACCTGCCGCCTGGAAAAGGATTTCAAAGGCCGGCCGGTGCAAAAAGATGTGTCCTTCCGCCTGCAATATGAAGCGCTCGCCGAGGTCGAAGCCGCCGCGCCCGCCGCGGTGCAGCGTCTCACCCGGCAGCCCCGCTTGCCGGCTGCGACCCCGGCGCCAATGCCTCTTATTGAAGAACTCTCCAGCAAGCCGCGCACGCCGCCGGCCATCGAGCAGCCGGAGCAACTCCGGCGCCTTCCTCAACCCGCCCCTCAGCCATGGCCCGACGGACAAACGCTCACCCTGCAAATCAATACCACGCCCTCCGGCGCCGACGTCATCGTCGACGATCGCTTCATGGGCCAATCGCCGCTGAAAGTGACGGTGACCGCCGATCAAAATCATGTCGTGCAAATCTCCCGGCCCGGCCATCACGAAGTCGTCAAAGTCATCGACGCCAAAGAACTCCGCGGCCAGAGCATGTTGCAGTTGCTGGTGAAATTGGAAGCGGTGGCGGAGAAGCAATAA
- a CDS encoding InlB B-repeat-containing protein, with protein sequence MNCTENHVIARRLRATPAQADRLTKILSAFILAVIFGITQFSDAFGQIVHQESRTGAASGSITVSTSASLTGANGQLYLAAISTRPKVSVSSISGLGLVWTQVKSKCGGRNTTSIEVWMAQGTPSGSGVVTATFVNAPTTAVITVSRYSGVATSNPIGAVIAGNVNGLNAAGACTGGTDGNSYAFNLTTTVNNALVYGAVAIKDRAHTPGANYTERAEIHMPNGITTSGVAVEDRTVASASTVTVDGTLDGAADWALVALEIKPGPLAAQHTLTVNTVGSGSVTLNPPGGIYNPGTVVTLTATPASGFQFSGWSGDLSGTTNPAMITMDGNKTVTANFTLFPLGPVVHEESRTGSASGSITVTTAGTLSGVSGQLYLAAISTRPKVSVSSISGLGLVWTQVKSKCGGRNTTSIEVWMAQGTPSGSGVVTATFVNAPTTAVITVSRYSGVATSNPIGAVIAGNVNGLNAAGACTGGTDGNSYAFNLTTTVNNALVYGAVAIKDRAHTPGANYTERAEIHMPNGITTSGVAVEDRTVASASTVTVDGTLDGAADWALVALEIKPGPPAAQHTLTVNTVGSGSVTLNPAGGTYSVGTVVTLTATPASGFQFSGWSGDLSGTTNPAMITMDGNKTVTATFTELPVQHTLTVNTVGSGSVTLNPPGGTYSVGTVVTLTATPASGFQFSGWSGDLSGATNPAMITMDGNKTVTATFAPLPKHRLAINLLGAGTVAANPSDSLLLYHEGTVVTLTATPAAGFQFTGWSGDLSGAANPTTITMNTSKTVMAIFTPTGTSNQIVHEETQTGGSANSTTVTTAANLIGVSGQLYLAAISTRPNLPVTGVSGLGLTWTLVKSQCSGRNNTNIEVWMAQGAPTINSAVTATFANPPLSAAIVVSRYSGVDQNSPVGNVISGNTLGLDGLCALGVDTSLYSFNLTTTRDGAVAYGAVAVRTRTHTPGSGYIERGEFIQGLPGSGAGVAVQDRSVASPATVAVNGTLSGKTDWAVVAIEIRPPAKLVVNTLGSGSVTLTPAGGTYHTGTLVTLTATAAAGFEFSGWSGDLTGSDNPTTITMDGQKTVIATFTPISSGNQISHEETQTGGSTSSLTVATSSNLTAVSGHLYLAAISTRPKVQVTGVSGLGLTWTLIKSQCSGRSNTMVEVWMAQGSPTHNSPVTATFGSKPSNAVIAVSRYSGAHASSPIGSLTSGNTVGADGPCTGGTDSNAYSFNLTTTVNDAVVYGAAALRSRTHTPGSGYTERGEIMQGTTGAAAAVAVQEQAIASPATIAVDGSLSGSTDWAMIALEIKPQSSSSAAKRAAQSGISAIPAAFQLEQNYPNPFNPSTMISFALSTAGQVTVNVYNQAGQLVRTLVQQEMAAGRHQVRWNGRNQAGKTVAAGFYLYQIVVRDNAGRAVFTETRRMLFVK encoded by the coding sequence ATGAACTGCACCGAAAATCACGTGATCGCGCGTCGCCTGCGGGCCACGCCGGCACAAGCGGACCGGCTCACCAAAATATTGTCCGCTTTCATCTTGGCTGTGATTTTTGGGATCACGCAATTCTCCGACGCTTTCGGGCAAATCGTTCACCAGGAAAGCCGCACCGGTGCTGCTTCCGGCTCCATCACCGTGAGCACTTCGGCCAGCCTCACCGGCGCCAACGGCCAGCTTTATCTGGCGGCGATTTCGACGCGGCCGAAAGTGAGCGTGTCGTCGATCTCGGGCCTCGGGCTGGTTTGGACGCAAGTAAAGTCGAAATGCGGCGGGCGCAATACAACGAGCATCGAGGTGTGGATGGCGCAAGGCACGCCGAGCGGCAGCGGCGTGGTGACGGCGACGTTTGTGAATGCGCCGACGACGGCGGTGATCACGGTGTCGCGCTATTCCGGCGTGGCGACCTCGAATCCGATTGGCGCCGTCATCGCTGGCAACGTCAACGGCCTCAATGCGGCCGGGGCTTGCACCGGCGGCACCGACGGCAATTCATACGCCTTCAATCTCACCACCACGGTTAATAACGCGCTGGTGTACGGGGCGGTGGCGATCAAAGACCGGGCGCATACGCCGGGCGCCAATTATACCGAACGCGCTGAGATTCACATGCCGAACGGCATCACCACCAGCGGCGTGGCGGTTGAGGATCGCACGGTTGCCTCTGCTTCGACCGTGACGGTGGACGGAACGCTGGACGGCGCGGCAGATTGGGCGTTGGTGGCTTTGGAAATTAAACCCGGGCCGCTGGCTGCACAACATACGTTGACGGTGAACACCGTGGGTTCGGGCAGCGTGACGCTGAACCCGCCGGGCGGAATTTATAATCCTGGCACGGTGGTGACCTTGACCGCGACGCCGGCTTCGGGCTTTCAATTCAGCGGCTGGAGCGGTGATCTCAGCGGGACGACGAATCCCGCCATGATTACGATGGACGGCAACAAAACCGTCACGGCGAATTTTACGCTGTTTCCTTTGGGTCCCGTCGTTCATGAAGAGAGCCGGACTGGCAGCGCGTCAGGTTCAATCACCGTGACGACGGCAGGGACTCTTTCGGGCGTGAGCGGCCAGCTTTATCTGGCGGCGATTTCGACGCGGCCGAAAGTGAGCGTGTCGTCGATCTCGGGCCTCGGGCTGGTTTGGACGCAAGTAAAGTCGAAATGCGGCGGGCGCAATACAACGAGCATTGAGGTGTGGATGGCGCAAGGCACGCCGAGCGGCAGCGGCGTGGTGACGGCGACGTTTGTGAATGCGCCGACGACGGCGGTGATCACGGTGTCGCGCTATTCCGGCGTGGCGACCTCGAATCCGATTGGCGCCGTCATCGCTGGCAACGTCAACGGCCTCAATGCGGCCGGGGCTTGCACCGGCGGCACCGACGGCAATTCATACGCCTTCAATCTCACCACCACGGTTAATAACGCGCTGGTGTACGGGGCGGTGGCGATCAAAGACCGGGCGCATACGCCGGGCGCCAATTATACCGAACGCGCTGAGATTCACATGCCGAACGGCATCACCACCAGCGGCGTGGCGGTTGAGGATCGCACGGTTGCCTCTGCTTCGACCGTGACGGTGGACGGAACGCTGGACGGCGCGGCAGATTGGGCGTTGGTGGCTTTGGAAATTAAACCCGGGCCGCCGGCTGCACAACATACGTTGACGGTGAACACCGTGGGTTCGGGCAGTGTGACGCTGAACCCCGCCGGTGGTACTTACAGCGTCGGCACGGTGGTGACCTTGACCGCGACGCCGGCTTCGGGCTTTCAATTCAGCGGCTGGAGCGGTGATCTCAGCGGGACGACGAATCCCGCCATGATTACGATGGACGGCAACAAAACCGTCACCGCGACTTTTACCGAATTGCCGGTGCAACACACGTTGACGGTGAACACCGTGGGTTCGGGCAGCGTGACGCTCAACCCGCCAGGCGGCACTTACAGCGTCGGCACGGTGGTGACCTTGACCGCGACGCCGGCTTCGGGCTTTCAATTCAGCGGCTGGAGCGGTGATCTCAGCGGGGCGACGAATCCCGCCATGATTACGATGGACGGCAACAAAACCGTCACCGCGACTTTTGCGCCCTTGCCGAAACATCGACTGGCGATCAATCTCCTCGGCGCCGGCACGGTAGCAGCAAATCCCAGCGATAGCCTTCTTCTTTATCATGAAGGCACGGTGGTTACATTAACCGCGACGCCGGCAGCAGGATTTCAGTTCACCGGCTGGAGCGGCGATTTGAGCGGCGCGGCCAATCCCACGACCATCACGATGAACACCAGCAAAACCGTGATGGCGATTTTTACGCCCACCGGCACGAGCAATCAAATTGTGCATGAGGAAACCCAAACCGGCGGTTCAGCGAATTCAACCACCGTCACGACGGCGGCAAATCTGATCGGCGTGAGCGGTCAGCTTTATCTCGCGGCGATTTCCACCCGGCCGAATCTGCCCGTGACCGGTGTATCCGGCCTGGGCTTGACCTGGACTTTGGTGAAAAGCCAATGTTCGGGCCGCAACAACACCAATATTGAAGTTTGGATGGCGCAGGGTGCGCCGACGATCAACAGCGCGGTGACGGCGACCTTCGCCAATCCTCCGCTGAGCGCCGCGATTGTGGTTTCGAGATACTCCGGCGTCGATCAGAACAGTCCCGTGGGCAATGTGATCTCTGGCAATACCCTCGGACTCGACGGACTTTGCGCGCTGGGCGTAGATACCAGTTTGTATTCGTTCAATTTGACCACGACGCGAGACGGCGCGGTGGCTTATGGCGCTGTCGCCGTGCGGACTCGGACGCACACCCCGGGGTCAGGTTATATCGAGCGCGGTGAGTTCATTCAGGGCCTGCCCGGCAGCGGGGCGGGTGTTGCGGTGCAAGACCGGAGCGTTGCCTCACCGGCGACGGTTGCGGTCAATGGCACGCTGAGCGGCAAAACCGATTGGGCCGTGGTGGCCATCGAAATCAGGCCGCCGGCGAAATTGGTCGTAAACACCCTTGGCTCGGGCAGTGTGACGCTCACGCCTGCCGGCGGGACTTATCACACCGGCACGTTGGTGACGCTAACGGCAACTGCGGCTGCCGGTTTTGAATTTAGCGGGTGGAGCGGCGACCTGACCGGCTCTGACAATCCCACGACCATCACAATGGATGGCCAGAAAACTGTAATCGCGACATTCACACCCATCAGCAGTGGTAACCAGATCAGCCATGAGGAAACCCAAACCGGCGGCTCAACCAGTTCGCTCACGGTGGCAACTTCCTCCAATCTCACCGCTGTGAGCGGCCACCTGTATCTGGCAGCCATTTCAACCCGCCCCAAGGTGCAAGTGACGGGCGTCAGCGGCCTTGGCTTGACCTGGACGCTGATCAAATCCCAATGCTCTGGCCGCAGCAATACGATGGTCGAAGTTTGGATGGCGCAAGGCAGTCCGACTCACAACAGCCCAGTGACGGCCACCTTCGGCAGCAAGCCGAGCAATGCGGTCATCGCCGTGTCGCGGTACTCCGGCGCGCATGCCTCCAGCCCGATCGGCAGTTTGACTTCCGGCAATACAGTTGGCGCAGACGGCCCGTGCACCGGCGGCACGGATAGCAATGCCTATTCTTTTAATTTGACCACGACGGTGAATGACGCGGTGGTGTATGGCGCTGCCGCACTGCGGTCGAGAACACATACACCTGGCTCCGGCTACACCGAACGCGGTGAAATCATGCAAGGCACGACCGGCGCCGCGGCCGCAGTGGCGGTGCAAGAACAGGCTATTGCCTCGCCGGCAACCATCGCCGTCGATGGCTCCCTCAGTGGCAGCACCGACTGGGCGATGATCGCCCTCGAAATCAAGCCGCAATCAAGCTCGAGCGCAGCCAAACGCGCGGCGCAAAGCGGAATTTCGGCGATTCCCGCGGCTTTTCAGCTCGAGCAGAATTATCCGAATCCATTCAATCCCAGCACCATGATCAGCTTTGCGCTGTCCACCGCCGGCCAGGTGACGGTGAATGTTTATAATCAAGCCGGCCAGCTCGTTCGCACACTGGTCCAGCAAGAGATGGCCGCCGGCCGGCATCAGGTTCGTTGGAACGGTCGCAATCAAGCCGGCAAAACCGTCGCTGCCGGGTTTTATTTGTATCAGATCGTCGTGCGCGACAACGCTGGCCGCGCTGTGTTTACCGAAACACGGCGGATGCTGTTTGTCAAATAA
- a CDS encoding glycosyltransferase — MRILYLAPSFQHPAMRGPTRCYHFIKEMAKRHQITLMALTNCEVAEAPLREMAGYTERVELFSSNGAADSLAAAVAGRLPVIGKRLKRLLQHRAGVNKMKKAFTSLAGKDAYDVVLFHGKSIFPVIADWNDSRLVVDFCDATSMRYQSKMSYAGPAKRLLYALRYWQIKRIEQKLIAKTPQVAFVSWRDREAVLGASNRGRVVPIGVDHQFWRRRSETAPRPNCLVFTGVMNYAPNEDAALYLLDKILPIVRRSIPNVEALIVGRDPTPALKALANQFTGVTVTGFVDDVRTYLERAAVFVAPLRYGSGVQNKVLEAMAMEVPVITTSLAAAGLRVDGAGEPPVIVADGEEKFAAAIVTLLGQKEERARLAIEGRRFVEKHFVWPRSAAKLEEMCLAAAHNGKVNK; from the coding sequence ATGCGAATTCTTTATCTGGCCCCTTCCTTTCAACATCCGGCCATGCGCGGGCCGACGCGGTGTTATCATTTTATCAAGGAAATGGCGAAGCGTCATCAAATCACGTTGATGGCCTTGACCAACTGTGAAGTGGCCGAAGCGCCGCTGCGGGAAATGGCCGGGTATACCGAGCGCGTCGAGTTGTTCAGCTCGAACGGTGCTGCCGATTCACTGGCTGCGGCCGTTGCCGGTCGCCTGCCGGTCATCGGCAAACGGCTCAAACGCTTGTTGCAGCATCGCGCCGGCGTCAATAAAATGAAAAAAGCCTTCACCAGCCTGGCGGGAAAAGACGCTTACGACGTCGTGCTGTTTCACGGCAAAAGTATTTTTCCGGTGATTGCCGATTGGAACGACAGCCGGCTGGTGGTGGATTTTTGCGACGCCACCTCGATGCGTTACCAAAGCAAAATGAGCTACGCCGGCCCGGCGAAGCGTCTTTTGTACGCGCTGCGTTATTGGCAGATCAAGCGGATCGAGCAAAAATTGATCGCCAAAACACCGCAAGTTGCCTTCGTGTCCTGGCGTGACCGCGAAGCTGTTCTCGGGGCTTCAAACCGCGGCCGCGTCGTGCCGATCGGTGTCGATCATCAATTTTGGCGGCGGCGCTCGGAAACTGCGCCGCGCCCCAATTGCCTCGTGTTCACCGGCGTGATGAACTATGCGCCGAACGAAGACGCCGCGCTTTATCTGCTCGACAAAATTCTGCCGATTGTCCGGCGGTCGATTCCGAATGTCGAAGCGCTCATCGTTGGTCGTGATCCGACGCCGGCTTTGAAAGCGCTGGCCAACCAGTTTACTGGCGTCACCGTCACTGGTTTTGTCGACGATGTGCGAACGTATCTTGAACGCGCCGCCGTCTTTGTCGCCCCGTTGCGCTACGGCTCCGGCGTGCAGAATAAAGTGCTGGAAGCCATGGCGATGGAGGTGCCGGTGATCACCACCTCGCTGGCCGCCGCCGGTTTGCGTGTCGATGGCGCCGGCGAGCCGCCGGTCATTGTCGCCGACGGTGAAGAGAAATTCGCGGCCGCCATCGTCACCCTGCTCGGACAAAAAGAAGAACGCGCCCGTCTCGCGATCGAAGGCCGGCGCTTTGTCGAAAAACACTTCGTCTGGCCGCGCAGCGCCGCCAAGCTCGAGGAAATGTGTCTCGCTGCGGCTCATAATGGAAAAGTTAATAAATAG
- a CDS encoding D-sedoheptulose 7-phosphate isomerase, with protein sequence MVTTNHNMTLQIVLALEESIEAKRRVIETSVPILENIAGALIKALRAGNKILLFGNGGSAADSQHIAAELVGRFQRERKALPAIALTTDTSILTSIGNDYSFEKVFSRQIEALGQPGDVAIGISTSGNSPNVIQAVKTAQKMGMITIGFTGENGGELKNCVDFCFQAPTQHTPHIQEVHMTVTHAICDIVEHEFSTNAT encoded by the coding sequence ATGGTAACGACGAATCACAACATGACCCTGCAAATCGTTTTGGCCCTGGAAGAGAGTATCGAGGCCAAGAGACGCGTCATTGAAACCAGCGTGCCGATTCTGGAAAATATTGCCGGGGCGCTGATCAAAGCGCTGCGCGCCGGAAACAAAATTCTTTTGTTCGGCAACGGCGGCAGCGCCGCGGATTCCCAGCACATTGCGGCGGAGCTGGTGGGCCGGTTTCAACGCGAGCGCAAAGCCTTGCCGGCCATCGCCTTGACGACCGACACCTCGATTTTGACTTCGATTGGCAACGATTATAGTTTTGAAAAAGTTTTTTCCCGGCAAATTGAAGCGCTGGGGCAGCCCGGCGACGTCGCCATCGGCATCAGCACCAGCGGCAATTCTCCCAATGTGATCCAAGCCGTTAAAACCGCCCAGAAAATGGGCATGATCACCATCGGTTTTACCGGTGAGAACGGGGGAGAGCTGAAGAATTGCGTCGATTTTTGTTTTCAGGCGCCGACCCAGCACACCCCGCATATTCAGGAAGTTCACATGACGGTGACGCACGCCATTTGTGATATTGTCGAGCATGAGTTCAGCACGAATGCAACGTAA
- a CDS encoding oligosaccharide flippase family protein, which produces METVAQESLKQKRKAKSDATRKQIRGSSLLLVGKLLSVGINFGSQILIVRYLPVADYGAWAYALSVVTFCQNIAVLGLDRAITRFVPIYHEREEYSKLFGTLVLVFGAILLVSAAIIAAFHIAPEQLARLIKDNQQPVNLLLIMIFLVPVEAFDNLLTGLFASFTNPRAIFFRKHLLGPLLKLGVVLLLLLLQHDVSFLAGGYLTANVLCVLFYILLLVRLLRRQGLFQHFQSNGINIPAKEIFAFTIPLLSSDLVTILTHAADTMMLGYFHNATEVARYTVILPAAHFNKLVMTSFALLYTPLAARLFAKNDLQGINDLYWRTAVWLGILTFPIFALTFSMARPLTLFLYGARYEDSWVFLQLISFGYYFSAALGFNGLTLKVLGKLRYIVTINILAVVVNVGINLLLIPKYGALGAAIGTGGTMVVHNIFKQLGLRLASGISIFDRQYLPFYLIIAGSAAALFLITLVFAENIYVAVPLAALASLFVIRMCKDKLKVEETFPELLKKPLLKKLLT; this is translated from the coding sequence TTGGAAACCGTCGCTCAAGAATCTCTCAAACAAAAGCGCAAAGCCAAATCCGACGCCACGCGCAAGCAAATTCGCGGCTCCAGCTTGTTGCTTGTCGGCAAGCTGCTTTCGGTCGGAATTAATTTCGGCTCGCAGATTTTGATCGTCCGCTATTTGCCCGTCGCCGATTACGGCGCCTGGGCCTATGCCTTGTCGGTCGTGACCTTTTGCCAGAATATCGCCGTGCTCGGCCTTGACCGCGCCATCACTCGCTTCGTGCCGATCTATCACGAGCGCGAAGAGTACAGCAAACTTTTTGGCACGCTGGTTTTGGTTTTCGGTGCGATCCTGCTGGTGAGCGCCGCAATTATCGCCGCTTTCCACATCGCTCCCGAACAGCTTGCGCGACTGATCAAAGACAACCAGCAGCCGGTCAATCTGCTGCTCATCATGATCTTTCTCGTGCCGGTCGAAGCATTTGACAATTTGCTCACCGGCTTGTTTGCCAGCTTCACCAACCCGCGCGCCATTTTTTTTCGCAAGCATTTGCTCGGCCCGCTGCTCAAGCTCGGCGTGGTTTTGCTGTTACTGTTGCTGCAACACGATGTTTCTTTTCTTGCCGGCGGTTACTTGACAGCCAATGTCCTCTGTGTGCTCTTTTACATCTTGCTGCTCGTTCGCTTGTTGCGCCGGCAAGGCCTTTTTCAACACTTTCAAAGTAACGGCATTAACATTCCGGCAAAGGAGATTTTTGCCTTCACCATTCCGCTGCTGTCCTCGGATCTGGTGACGATTTTGACTCATGCCGCCGACACCATGATGCTGGGCTATTTTCACAACGCCACCGAAGTGGCGCGCTACACGGTGATTTTGCCCGCCGCCCACTTCAACAAATTGGTGATGACCAGCTTTGCGCTGCTTTACACGCCGCTCGCCGCCAGGCTTTTTGCCAAAAATGATCTTCAAGGCATCAACGATTTGTACTGGCGAACCGCGGTTTGGCTGGGCATTTTGACCTTTCCGATCTTTGCCCTGACGTTTTCCATGGCCCGACCCTTGACGCTTTTTCTCTACGGCGCGCGCTACGAAGACTCCTGGGTCTTTTTGCAGCTCATCTCGTTTGGATATTATTTCAGTGCTGCGCTCGGCTTCAACGGCTTGACGCTGAAAGTCTTGGGCAAATTGCGCTATATCGTCACCATCAACATCCTCGCCGTCGTCGTCAATGTTGGCATCAATCTGCTGCTGATTCCGAAATACGGCGCGCTCGGCGCGGCCATTGGCACCGGCGGCACCATGGTCGTTCATAATATTTTCAAGCAGCTTGGCTTGCGCCTGGCTTCCGGCATCAGCATTTTTGACCGGCAATATTTGCCGTTCTATCTGATCATCGCCGGCAGCGCCGCGGCATTGTTTCTCATCACCCTCGTCTTTGCCGAGAACATTTACGTGGCCGTTCCGCTCGCGGCGCTGGCCTCCCTGTTCGTGATCAGAATGTGCAAGGATAAACTCAAAGTTGAAGAAACGTTTCCGGAATTGCTGAAAAAACCGCTGTTGAAAAAACTGCTGACGTGA